In Oncorhynchus mykiss isolate Arlee chromosome 1, USDA_OmykA_1.1, whole genome shotgun sequence, the following proteins share a genomic window:
- the il17c1 gene encoding interleukin 17C1 precursor — protein MPGLFKIMQTLLLLGLFIDKLTLASEAHKHKGCFSAEELEDGALKILRRNRYLKDGHIDETQYHKLGTKKTCPAVLHSQSVDYNNRSVSPWRYSIDSKEGRFPEKIVVAECLCTGCIIVKGHGHHGAEYEDYGYNSVPVVQSQMVLMKTECTTDPGKYSFSSHYIKVPIACTCVKARTY, from the exons ATGCCAGGTCTATTCAAGATTATGCAG ACTCTACTTTTACTTGGACTTTTTATTGATAAATTGACTTTGGCATCAGAGGCACACAAGCATAAGGGATGCTTCAGTGCAGAAGAACTGGAGGATGGAGCTCTTAAGATCTTGCGTCGAAACCGGTACCTGAAAGACGGTCATATTGATGAAACGCAGTATCACAAGCTGGGTACGAAGAAGACCTGCCCTGCTGTGCTTCATTCACAGTCAGTAGACTACAACAACCGTTCTGTCTCCCCCTGGCGGTACAG CATCGATAGCAAGGAGGGACGATTCCCTGAGAAGATTGTTGTTGCTGAATGTCTATGCACGGGATGTATCATCGTCAAAGGGCACGGACATCACGGGGCCGAATACGAAGATTATGGATATAACTCTGTGCCTGTAGTGCAATCCCAGATGGTTTTGATGAAGACCGAGTGCACGACCGACCCAGGAAAATATTCATTCAGCTCACATTATATTAAAGTGCCTATTGCCTGCACCTGCGTTAAGGCTAGGACATATTAA